One window of the Chryseotalea sp. WA131a genome contains the following:
- a CDS encoding trypsin-like peptidase domain-containing protein: MKRWLLFALVIVSALIGAMFGTLLTLKYFADRPSYHSIEERQNLQTANFLRDTSFRIPSGLNFEAAAKMVTPAVVHIRTVYGLGNFSLNALDNYLNPHAQSSGSGVVISDDGYIVTNHHVIEDATSIEVVMNNNQRFFAKVIGRDPSTDLALIKVKAKNLPFVKYGNSDNVTMGEWVLAIGNPFDLNSTVTAGIVSARARNIGILRDKNNLQIESFIQTDAAVNPGNSGGALVNLEGELIGINSAIATATGSYSGYSFAIPVSLVKKIMDDLLEYGEVQRGLLGVQIADVTAALADEEKLDVVQGVFIRSVNKGSAAEQAGIETGDVITEINQHHVSGVSEMQEWVARNRPGQVIHVTYRRSGKDHQVKAVLRKLDGTNELKKMDYPIVSGLEVEDLSYGELNKLSLDGAVRVKSLTESHWKKSGLKENFIITHIDKIPVDNVSDFNRIMEMKKGGVLVEGIFESGEMGVFGVEIE, translated from the coding sequence ATGAAGCGTTGGCTATTGTTTGCATTGGTAATTGTGTCTGCGTTGATTGGCGCTATGTTTGGCACGTTGCTTACCTTAAAATACTTTGCTGACCGACCGAGCTATCATTCGATTGAGGAAAGACAAAACCTACAGACTGCCAATTTTTTAAGAGACACTTCGTTCCGCATTCCGTCAGGTTTAAATTTTGAAGCAGCAGCAAAAATGGTTACGCCTGCTGTCGTGCATATTCGCACCGTGTATGGCTTGGGCAATTTTAGTTTGAATGCGCTGGATAATTATTTAAATCCACATGCACAATCCTCTGGATCGGGTGTGGTAATTTCTGATGACGGATACATTGTTACTAACCATCACGTAATAGAAGATGCCACTTCCATTGAAGTGGTAATGAATAACAACCAACGATTTTTTGCCAAAGTAATAGGTAGAGATCCCAGCACCGATTTGGCATTGATAAAGGTAAAGGCGAAAAATTTGCCTTTTGTAAAGTATGGCAATTCAGATAACGTAACCATGGGCGAATGGGTGTTGGCCATCGGCAATCCGTTCGATCTCAATTCTACTGTAACCGCAGGTATTGTAAGTGCGCGCGCAAGAAACATCGGAATCTTGCGTGATAAAAATAACCTCCAAATAGAGTCTTTCATTCAGACGGATGCTGCCGTCAATCCGGGCAACAGTGGTGGTGCATTGGTTAATTTAGAAGGTGAGCTGATCGGTATTAATTCTGCCATTGCCACAGCAACCGGAAGTTATTCTGGTTATTCATTTGCGATACCCGTTAGCTTGGTAAAAAAGATCATGGACGATTTGCTGGAGTATGGCGAAGTGCAGCGAGGGCTGTTGGGTGTACAAATTGCAGATGTAACAGCCGCGTTGGCAGACGAAGAAAAACTGGATGTCGTGCAGGGTGTGTTCATCCGCTCGGTTAACAAAGGCAGCGCAGCCGAGCAAGCCGGTATTGAAACAGGCGATGTAATTACAGAGATTAATCAACATCATGTTTCGGGCGTTTCTGAAATGCAAGAATGGGTGGCGCGTAATCGGCCGGGTCAGGTAATTCATGTTACGTATCGAAGGTCTGGTAAAGATCATCAAGTAAAGGCGGTGCTAAGAAAATTGGATGGCACCAACGAATTGAAAAAAATGGATTACCCGATTGTTTCGGGTCTTGAGGTAGAAGATTTATCGTATGGAGAATTGAATAAGCTAAGTTTGGATGGAGCAGTGCGCGTAAAAAGTTTGACGGAAAGCCATTGGAAAAAATCTGGACTGAAAGAAAATTTCATCATTACCCATATCGATAAAATTCCAGTTGATAATGTATCTGATTTTAATCGCATCATGGAAATGAAAAAGGGAGGCGTATTAGTGGAAGGCATTTTTGAAAGTGGTGAGATGGGAGTGTTTGGAGTGGAGATAGAGTGA
- a CDS encoding Hsp20/alpha crystallin family protein, with product MSIIRYNPADFVPTTFSNLVDRFFNESVARSGGSQFVPKVDIIENENAFEIHFAVPGLNKDDFSIEIKDNYLTVSGERKFSNEKKDKNFHSIETNYGSFSRSFSLPENVNADKTQAKYTNGILELTLPKDEKKALKQTIKVS from the coding sequence ATGAGCATCATTCGTTATAACCCCGCTGACTTTGTGCCAACCACATTCAGCAATTTAGTAGACCGATTCTTCAATGAATCTGTTGCACGTTCTGGAGGTAGCCAGTTTGTACCCAAAGTGGACATCATCGAAAATGAAAACGCTTTTGAAATTCACTTTGCCGTGCCAGGACTGAACAAAGATGATTTCAGCATTGAAATCAAAGACAATTATTTGACTGTAAGTGGTGAGCGTAAGTTCTCCAACGAGAAAAAAGACAAAAACTTCCACTCGATTGAAACCAACTATGGTTCATTCAGCCGATCGTTCTCGTTGCCCGAAAATGTGAATGCCGATAAGACACAAGCGAAATACACCAACGGCATTTTGGAATTGACATTGCCAAAAGATGAAAAGAAAGCCTTGAAGCAAACGATCAAAGTAAGCTAA
- a CDS encoding ATP-binding cassette domain-containing protein, giving the protein MPIVSFRNTSLQYGNQLTIRVCYIEVTENKTTAIVGKSGSGKSNLLQPIIGLERPTPGEVQVFGQRLNYQAIQTVRLRCDFMVQGSGLFPAACGHLSCFVLNPTLSLMDEPFGALDSITHSEIHQEIVQLQKLQPRTNLLVTHDAGYFSLLTC; this is encoded by the coding sequence GTGCCAATCGTTTCTTTTCGAAATACAAGTTTGCAATATGGTAATCAGTTAACTATTCGTGTATGCTACATTGAAGTGACGGAAAACAAAACAACCGCCATCGTTGGTAAAAGCGGTAGCGGCAAAAGCAACTTGCTCCAGCCGATCATTGGATTAGAGAGACCTACACCAGGAGAAGTGCAAGTCTTTGGCCAACGATTGAACTACCAAGCCATTCAAACGGTTCGGTTGCGTTGTGATTTTATGGTGCAAGGCAGTGGTTTGTTTCCAGCAGCGTGTGGCCATTTGTCGTGCTTTGTATTAAATCCAACGCTGTCGTTAATGGATGAACCTTTTGGCGCACTCGATTCAATTACCCACAGCGAAATCCACCAAGAGATAGTGCAACTGCAAAAACTACAGCCCCGCACCAATCTGTTGGTAACACATGACGCGGGATACTTTTCACTTCTGACCTGCTGA
- a CDS encoding sodium-dependent bicarbonate transport family permease, translating into MVLAFLLGIVAARLKRDLKFPEGLFTSFTIYLPVAIGMKGGCKLSLASFDEVIYPAIAAV; encoded by the coding sequence ATGGTGCTGGCCTTTTTGTTGGGCATTGTAGCGGCCCGGCTCAAAAGGGATTTAAAATTCCCAGAAGGTTTATTCACATCGTTCACCATTTATTTACCAGTAGCTATTGGCATGAAGGGTGGCTGCAAACTTTCACTCGCTTCGTTTGACGAAGTCATTTACCCAGCCATTGCTGCAGTGTAG
- the gap gene encoding type I glyceraldehyde-3-phosphate dehydrogenase: MTKVGINGFGRIGRLAFRAAIHRKDIEIVGINDLVDPDYMAYMLKYDSTHGKFEGTVEVKDKHLVVNGKTIRVTAEKDPANLKWNEVGAEIIIESTGLFLTIADCQKHITAGAKKVVMSAPAKDDTPTFVMGVNHKKLTSAHTIVSNASCTTNCLAPIAKVLNDKFGIVEGLMSTVHAVTATQKTVDGPSAKDWRGGRGGFSNIIPSSTGAAKAVGLVLPELKGKLTGMSFRVPVADVSVVDLTVRLEKAATYEQVKAAMKEASEGELKGILGYTEDDVVSQDFLGDERTSIFDAKAGIALNDHFVKVVSWYDNEWGYSNKLIDLVSELAKV; encoded by the coding sequence ATGACAAAAGTAGGTATAAACGGTTTTGGGCGCATCGGCCGCCTAGCCTTTCGCGCTGCCATCCATCGCAAAGACATCGAGATTGTGGGCATCAATGATTTGGTTGATCCCGACTATATGGCCTATATGCTGAAGTATGACTCCACTCACGGCAAATTTGAAGGAACGGTAGAAGTAAAAGACAAGCATTTAGTGGTGAATGGAAAAACCATTCGTGTAACCGCAGAAAAGGATCCTGCAAATCTTAAGTGGAATGAAGTAGGTGCAGAAATCATTATCGAATCCACCGGATTGTTTTTGACTATTGCCGATTGCCAAAAGCATATTACTGCTGGCGCAAAGAAAGTAGTCATGTCGGCTCCTGCCAAAGATGACACCCCCACTTTTGTAATGGGTGTAAACCATAAAAAATTAACATCCGCCCACACCATTGTCTCAAACGCATCGTGTACAACCAATTGCTTGGCACCTATCGCCAAAGTATTGAACGATAAGTTTGGTATTGTAGAAGGTTTGATGAGTACGGTGCATGCTGTTACTGCTACCCAAAAAACAGTGGACGGCCCATCGGCCAAAGATTGGAGAGGTGGCCGTGGAGGTTTCTCTAATATTATTCCATCCTCAACGGGTGCTGCCAAAGCGGTTGGCTTGGTATTACCTGAATTGAAAGGAAAATTAACGGGCATGTCGTTCCGAGTACCAGTAGCAGATGTATCGGTAGTCGACTTAACTGTTCGTTTGGAAAAAGCAGCAACCTACGAACAAGTGAAGGCTGCCATGAAAGAAGCCAGTGAAGGCGAACTGAAAGGCATTTTAGGCTACACCGAAGACGATGTAGTATCGCAAGATTTCTTGGGCGATGAGCGTACCTCTATCTTCGATGCGAAAGCAGGCATTGCACTGAACGACCATTTTGTGAAAGTAGTAAGCTGGTATGATAATGAGTGGGGCTATTCCAACAAACTTATCGACTTGGTTTCTGAATTAGCTAAAGTGTAG
- a CDS encoding aspartate aminotransferase family protein, translating into MTSEQIFLQYLAPTSPHPFLIEVEKAEGVYLYSPNGKKYIDMISGIAVSNVGHRHPTVIQAIKTQLDKHLHVMVYGEYIQSASNQLATKLASLLPPSLSCSYFVNSGTEANEAALKLAKRITGRTEIISCKKSYHGSTHGSLSVSGNEKKKQAFLPLLPDVRFIEFNNEGELEQITTRTACVIMETIQGDAGVRVPTKKYLQAVRQRCTEVGAILIFDEIQCGVGRTGKLFAFEHFGVAPDILTIAKAFGGGLPIGAFISSYENMQLLTHNPMLGHITTFGGNPVCCASALATLQVIEEENLLMDVELKGKLIEELLRHPKIKEVRRIGLMFAFDFDTEERVNNIVQYCKEHGVICYWFLSHPNSFRIAPPLTITKEEIKLACAVIKEAIEKS; encoded by the coding sequence ATGACTTCGGAACAAATCTTCCTTCAATACCTCGCACCCACTTCGCCTCATCCGTTTTTGATCGAGGTAGAAAAAGCAGAAGGCGTTTATCTCTATAGCCCCAACGGAAAAAAATACATCGATATGATTTCAGGCATTGCCGTGAGCAACGTGGGCCATCGGCATCCAACCGTAATTCAGGCCATCAAAACACAGTTAGACAAGCACCTGCACGTGATGGTGTATGGCGAATATATTCAATCCGCTTCCAATCAGTTGGCCACGAAACTTGCAAGCCTCCTCCCGCCATCACTCTCTTGCAGTTATTTTGTTAACTCAGGAACCGAAGCCAACGAGGCGGCACTCAAACTGGCGAAGCGAATCACCGGCCGAACCGAAATCATCTCCTGCAAAAAATCATATCACGGAAGTACGCACGGCTCACTCAGTGTTTCCGGCAATGAGAAAAAAAAGCAAGCTTTTCTGCCGTTGTTGCCGGATGTGCGATTCATTGAATTTAACAACGAAGGCGAACTGGAGCAAATCACAACGCGCACAGCCTGTGTGATCATGGAAACCATTCAAGGCGATGCGGGCGTGCGAGTGCCCACTAAAAAATATTTGCAAGCCGTTCGTCAGCGCTGCACCGAAGTGGGTGCCATTTTGATTTTCGATGAAATACAATGTGGCGTGGGGCGCACGGGCAAGTTATTCGCTTTCGAGCATTTTGGTGTGGCTCCTGATATCCTCACCATCGCAAAAGCTTTTGGTGGCGGCTTGCCCATCGGGGCGTTTATTTCCAGTTATGAAAATATGCAGTTGCTTACACACAACCCCATGCTGGGCCACATCACTACATTTGGTGGCAATCCGGTTTGCTGTGCTTCTGCATTGGCAACATTGCAAGTGATAGAAGAGGAGAATTTATTGATGGACGTTGAACTCAAGGGAAAATTGATTGAAGAATTGCTCCGTCATCCAAAAATAAAAGAAGTAAGGCGCATCGGATTGATGTTTGCATTTGATTTTGATACGGAGGAACGCGTGAACAATATCGTGCAATACTGCAAAGAGCATGGCGTGATTTGCTATTGGTTTCTTTCGCACCCCAATAGTTTTCGCATTGCCCCTCCACTCACCATCACGAAAGAAGAAATTAAACTGGCCTGTGCAGTGATAAAAGAAGCAATTGAAAAAAGTTAA
- a CDS encoding N(4)-(beta-N-acetylglucosaminyl)-L-asparaginase: protein MKTTRRKFIKLGAAAASLPIASAFAKSKMVTKPVVISTWNFGLQANEAAWAILSKGGKALDAVEAGARVPEGDPKETSVGLGGLPDREGHVTLDACIMDENGNIGSVAFLEHIVHPVSVARKVMEKTPHVMLVGEGALQFALANGFKKEKLLTKESEQAWKEWLKEKKYKPIANIENHDTIGILALDTNGNLSGACTTSGMAYKMRGRVGDSPIIGAGLYVDNEIGAATSTGVGEEVIRIVGCHLVVELMRQGNSPEVACKLAVERIIQKNPDKAKTIQVGFLALNKNGEYGAYCLQKGFTFAVYQPTGNTLTESKSIF, encoded by the coding sequence ATGAAAACAACCCGAAGGAAATTTATCAAACTTGGTGCAGCGGCTGCCTCGTTGCCAATTGCATCTGCCTTTGCGAAAAGCAAAATGGTTACAAAGCCCGTTGTCATTTCAACCTGGAACTTCGGGCTGCAAGCAAATGAAGCTGCGTGGGCGATTCTCTCGAAAGGTGGCAAAGCATTAGATGCAGTAGAAGCTGGTGCGCGCGTGCCTGAAGGCGACCCGAAAGAAACTTCAGTTGGGTTAGGCGGATTGCCCGACCGTGAAGGGCATGTTACGCTGGATGCGTGCATCATGGATGAAAATGGAAACATCGGCTCGGTGGCATTTTTGGAACACATCGTTCATCCCGTGTCGGTGGCAAGGAAGGTGATGGAAAAAACGCCACACGTCATGTTGGTGGGCGAAGGGGCTCTTCAATTTGCGTTGGCCAATGGATTTAAAAAAGAAAAATTGCTAACAAAAGAATCAGAACAAGCGTGGAAAGAATGGCTGAAAGAAAAAAAATACAAGCCCATTGCCAACATCGAAAATCATGATACGATTGGGATTTTAGCGTTGGATACAAACGGAAATCTTTCGGGAGCATGCACCACCAGTGGCATGGCATACAAAATGCGCGGCCGCGTGGGCGATTCGCCCATTATTGGTGCTGGCTTGTATGTGGACAATGAAATTGGAGCCGCTACTTCCACTGGTGTGGGCGAAGAAGTAATAAGGATTGTAGGCTGCCATTTAGTGGTAGAGTTGATGCGCCAAGGCAATTCACCCGAAGTAGCTTGCAAACTTGCCGTAGAACGGATCATCCAAAAAAACCCAGACAAAGCTAAAACCATACAGGTAGGGTTTTTGGCATTGAACAAGAATGGCGAATACGGAGCCTACTGTCTGCAAAAAGGTTTTACGTTTGCCGTCTACCAGCCAACTGGAAATACACTTACTGAATCTAAAAGTATTTTTTAA
- a CDS encoding type II toxin-antitoxin system RelE/ParE family toxin: MRVEFLSKFNDDLDSISQLSVKIAIKKVIESIEASESIRQIQNAKKLVGYKNAYRVRVGNYRIGFYLENNLVQLARVKNRKDIYKLFP; this comes from the coding sequence GTGAGAGTTGAGTTCTTATCTAAATTCAATGATGACTTAGATAGTATTTCCCAATTATCTGTAAAAATTGCAATCAAAAAGGTAATTGAGTCGATTGAAGCATCAGAATCTATTCGTCAGATTCAAAATGCTAAAAAGTTAGTTGGCTATAAAAACGCGTATCGAGTTAGAGTGGGCAACTATCGGATTGGTTTTTACCTTGAAAATAATCTAGTTCAATTGGCAAGGGTTAAAAACAGAAAAGATATTTACAAGTTATTTCCATAG
- a CDS encoding copper homeostasis protein CutC, protein MLLEVVVYNIESALRAQQGGADRIELCDNPAEGGTTPSYGIIEAVRQNISMDVYVMMRPRGGDFLYSNYEFHSMKRDIYQCQKLSVDGIVLGILTPEGRIDKKRCKELIDIARPLKVTCHRAFDMARDPFEALEDCIEIGFHRILTSGRQPQALAGAELIGELINKANGRIAIMPGSGVNENTVQEIVRKTNCKEIHFSATAFREGGMIYKNESIAGMGSDEGSEYKLRTVDVERVKRMRELASLSK, encoded by the coding sequence ATGCTTCTAGAAGTTGTTGTTTACAACATTGAATCAGCCTTGCGCGCGCAGCAAGGTGGGGCCGACCGCATTGAATTATGCGACAACCCAGCCGAAGGTGGAACCACTCCTTCGTATGGAATCATTGAAGCCGTGCGGCAAAACATCAGTATGGATGTGTACGTGATGATGCGCCCGCGTGGCGGAGACTTCCTGTATTCCAACTACGAATTCCACAGCATGAAGCGGGACATCTATCAATGCCAGAAACTGAGCGTTGATGGAATTGTATTGGGCATCTTAACACCCGAAGGCCGCATCGACAAAAAGAGATGCAAAGAACTGATCGACATTGCACGACCATTGAAAGTAACTTGTCATCGTGCGTTTGATATGGCGCGCGACCCGTTTGAAGCATTGGAAGATTGCATTGAAATAGGCTTTCATAGAATACTAACTTCGGGTCGGCAGCCACAGGCATTGGCCGGGGCAGAGTTGATTGGCGAATTAATCAACAAAGCAAACGGACGAATTGCCATCATGCCTGGATCAGGCGTAAATGAAAACACCGTTCAAGAAATCGTTCGAAAGACAAATTGCAAAGAAATCCATTTTTCAGCCACCGCTTTCCGCGAAGGCGGAATGATTTACAAAAACGAATCGATAGCGGGCATGGGTTCGGATGAAGGGAGTGAATACAAATTGAGGACGGTGGATGTGGAACGAGTGAAGAGGATGAGGGAGTTGGCTAGTTTATCAAAATAG
- a CDS encoding GIY-YIG nuclease family protein, protein MAFTVYVLFSKSTQKFYCGQTDDFELRISRHNAGMVKSTKNGSPWIKIWTLNIATRTEALALERKIKKRGISRYLIDAGVEIKIEVPRIDED, encoded by the coding sequence ATGGCGTTTACTGTTTACGTTCTATTTAGCAAATCCACTCAAAAATTTTACTGTGGTCAAACAGATGATTTTGAACTGCGCATCTCAAGGCATAATGCAGGCATGGTTAAGTCCACAAAAAACGGCTCGCCATGGATAAAGATATGGACATTAAATATTGCTACTAGAACGGAGGCATTGGCTTTAGAGCGTAAAATAAAAAAGCGAGGCATTTCTCGCTATCTGATTGACGCTGGGGTTGAAATTAAAATTGAGGTGCCGCGTATCGATGAGGATTAG